One genomic segment of Impatiens glandulifera chromosome 6, dImpGla2.1, whole genome shotgun sequence includes these proteins:
- the LOC124941451 gene encoding AMSH-like ubiquitin thioesterase 1 — MRSSSGKINISASAQKLDVDNRISLRYYFRIADNVLKQADIFREEDNIIDLYVMLLRFSSLVSETIPCHREYRASPQGSKMYLKKRLLKAVNELEKLKPEVQKKIDEVNKKHMYQITRYDHKESNITSNSSMEWPSIKNHNTMSYAITKAPGIVTQNFAYPGLRPQLMHNKPLEEQIHRLSLSVPRAKDETLSRHSIWGPNGLHGQWRPPSSYKVQYPSSIDLTPVEIPRLLETAENEVSNESNIAHSKTEISHLKICQSSETRPSENVAEKSEQERSSEEIISVNTKKEMRHTEELDSLISFEPIETPVQINIIRQPSPPPVLADVQDLVVAPPPITQGEFVSQNSNTDGLVSSEAPLELHISTTLMDSFMRMAKSNTDKNLETCGVLAGSLKNRKFSITALIIPKQESTSDSCQTTNEEDIFEVQDKRSLFPLGWIHTHPTQSCFMSSIDVHTHYSYQIMLPEAIAIVMAPKDSSKNHGIFRLTSGGLTVIRHCPRRGFHAHDPPVDGGPIYKQCTDVYLNPKTEFDVIDLR, encoded by the exons ATGCGTTCTTCATCAGGGAAAATCAACATCTCCGCCAGTGCTCAGAAGCTTGATGTTGACAATCGGATCTCTCTGCGTTACTACTTCCGCATCGCCGACAACGTCCTTAAACAG GCTGACATATTTCGGGAAGAAGATAATATAATTGATCTGTATGTTATGCTCCTTAGATTTTCAAG CCTGGTCTCTGAGACGATACCATGCCATCGAGAGTACAGAGCATCTCCACAGGGCAGTAAAATGTATTTGAAAAAG AGGTTATTAAAGGCTGTCAATGAACTCGAGAAGTTGAAGCCAGAGGTTCAAAAGAAGATTGATGAGGTCAACAAAAAGCATATGTATCAAATAACTCGGTATGATCATAAGGAAAGCAATATCACATCGAATTCATCAATGGAATGGCCTTCCATCAAAAATCACAACACGATGAGTTATGCTATAACAAAG GCCCCAGGAATTGTTACTCAGAATTTTGCATATCCAGGATTAAGGCCACAGTTGATGCATAACAAGCCACTTGAAGAACAAATTCATAGATT ATCTCTAAGTGTGCCCCGTGCGAAGGATGAGACTCTTTCTAGGCATTCTATTTGGGGCCCAAATGGGCTTCATGGGCAATGGAGGCCTCCTAGTTCTTATAAA GTCCAATACCCCAGTAGTATAGACTTGACACCTGTTGAGATACCAAG GTTACTTGAGACAGCAGAAAATGAAGTGTCTAATGAAAGTAACATTGCACACTCTAAAACTGAAATATCACATCTAAAAATATGCCAATCCTCAGAAACTAGACCTTCTGAAAATGTCGCTGAGAAATCTGAGCAGGAAAGGTCATCAGAAGAAATCATCTCCGTGAACACTAAGAAGGAAATGCGCCATACCGAAGAACTCGATTCCTTGATTTCTTTTGAACCAATAGAAACCCCTGTTCAGATAAATATCATTAGACAGCCTTCTCCTCCACCTGTTTTGGCAGATGTACAGGATTTGGTCGTTGCCCCACCTCCAATCACACAGGGAGAATTTGTATCACAGAATTCCAACACTGATGGTCTTGTGTCTTCTGAGGCTCCTCTGGAATTGCATATT TCGACGACATTAATGGATAGCTTCATGAGGATGGCAAAATCTAATACGGACAAGAACTTAGAAACATGTGGTGTACTTGCAGGTTCACTT AAAAACCGCAAATTCTCTATCACAGCACTTATCATTCCAAAGCAAGAATCAACATCAGATTCA tGTCAGACAACAAATGAAGAGGACATATTCGAAGTGCAGGATAAGAGATCACTTTTCCCATTGGGTTGGATTCAT ACACATCCAACACAGTCATGCTTCATGTCATCAATTGATGTTCACACCCATTACTCGTACCAG ATAATGTTGCCAGAAGCAATCGCAATCGTTATGGCTCCAAAAGATAGTTCAAA AAATCATGGAATTTTCAGGCTAACCTCAGGTGGCTTGACAGTTATACGACACTGTCCTCGCCGTGGGTTCCATGCTCACGACCCACCTGTGGATGGTGGGCCAATCTATAAACAATGTACAGATGTTTACTTGAACCCCAAGACAGAGTTCGACGTTATTGATCTACGATGA
- the LOC124941866 gene encoding G-type lectin S-receptor-like serine/threonine-protein kinase B120: MGEFPFHFCLRLKASLKGCCGGDGRVKEVCVDDGGGGELFFQLRALQIATNFFSDLNLLGHGGFGSVYKGLMPNGQGVAVKKLSMNSRQGLKEFKNEVRLLLRIQHKNLVTLLGCCIEGPEKMLVYEYLPNKSLDCFLFDKMKSTSLDWSKRVQIVIGITRGLLYLHEGAPERIIHRDIKASNILLDEQLNPKISDFGLARLFPGEDTHFQTFKISGTHGYMAPEYAMRGYLSVKIDVFSFGILVLEIVSGRKNFVGQLGAEKSDLLSYAWQLFQGGNSLELLDSSLSGYNPEEAAMLVQLGLLCCQASVAERPDMNSVHLMLASDSFTLARPGKPAIQGRAGRLTTTSTSAFTKASLASSLTDEFSRNSISYSSMDEGR, from the exons ATGGGCGAATTTCCGTTCCATTTTTGCCTCCGCTTGAAGGCGTCGCTAAAGGGTTGCTGCGGCGGCGACGGCAGAGTTAAAGAGGTCTGTGTGGAcgacggcggcggcggcgagTTATTCTTCCAGTTGAGGGCTTTGCAAATTGCAACCAACTTTTTCTCTGATTTGAATCTGCTTGGACACGGTGGTTTTGGTTCCGTGTACAAG GGTTTAATGCCAAATGGACAAGGAGTGGCTGTGAAGAAGCTGTCAATGAATTCAAGACAAGGCTTGAAAGAGTTCAAGAATGAGGTTAGACTATTGCTAAGGATTCAGCACAAGAATCTTGTCACATTGCTAGGATGTTGTATAGAAGGACCTGAGAAGATGCTAGTCTATGAATATCTCCCCAACAAGAGTCTTGACTGCTTTCTATTCG ATAAAATGAAATCCACATCATTGGATTGGTCGAAACGAGTTCAAATAGTCATTGGTATAACAAGAGGTCTGTTATATCTACATGAAGGAGCTCCTGAAAGGATTATTCATAGAGATATTAAAGCTAGTAATATCCTGCTAGATGAGCAGTTGAACCCAAAAATATCCGATTTTGGCTTGGCCAGACTTTTTCCCGGGGAAGATACTCATTTTCAGACATTTAAGATTTCCGGAACTCA TGGTTACATGGCTCCTGAGTATGCAATGCGTGGATATTTGTCGGTGAAGATTGATGTCTTTAGTTTTGGAATACTAGTATTGGAGATTGTAAGTGGACGAAAGAATTTTGTAGGGCAGCTTGGTGCAGAGAAATCTGATCTTTTAAGCTAT GCATGGCAGTTATTTCAAGGAGGCAATTCATTGGAATTACTTGATTCTAGCCTATCCGGATACAATCCAGAAGAGGCAGCAATGTTAGTCCAGCTAGGTCTGTTGTGTTGTCAAGCAAGCGTAGCTGAAAGACCCGATATGAATTCAGTTCATCTCATGCTAGCAAGTGATTCATTTACTTTGGCCCGCCCAGGAAAGCCTGCCATCCAAGGCCGTGCTGGACGATTAACAACAACTTCAACCTCTGCCTTCACTAAAGCCTCTTTGGCTAGTAGTTTAACTGACGAATTCTCGAGGAATTCCATATCTTATTCGTCTATGGATGAAGGTAGATAG